From the genome of Helicobacter sp. 12S02232-10, one region includes:
- the speA gene encoding arginine decarboxylase, whose amino-acid sequence MVDYGIKFWSNDDFIIDDGVVKVNHKNKPAIIDIVNEVREKGYKGPLLIRFPHLIQKQIEKIFSTFKNSIQEYKYKGKFKAVFPLKVNQMPNFVLPLVACSQDQCYGLEAGSKSELIVAMAYTNKHSPITVNGFKDKEMISLGFIAANMGHDITLTIEGLNELETIIEVAKEMGAPYPKIGLRIRLHSTGIGIWAKSGGINSKFGLTSTELLEAIKLLEDSKLLGQFSMIHFHIGSQISDISPLKKAIREVGNIYAELRKMGANNLTCVNIGGGLAVEYTQHEGSNNRNYTLSEFSGDVVFLLKEIVKNKKELEPDIFIESGRYISANHAVLIAPVLELFSQEYDEKALKLKEKNPPLIEEMIDLYQSMSEKNAIEYLHDSFDHMESLLTLFDLGYIDLQDRSNTEVLVHLIIKKVIKLLKYKNHNDIIRIQEQVQERYLLNCSFFQSLPDYWGLGQNFPVMPLDRLNRRPTRSASLWDITCDSDGEIAFDSNKPLFLHDVDVTKEEYFLGFFLVGAYQEVLGMRHNLFTHPTEFSVVFDDDLNKGYEIQNLLEAQTILDVLDDLDYDTKEIERILKQRIEDNQDIDEETKKEVLGQLYVMLSENGYLRTIASSEKN is encoded by the coding sequence ATGGTTGATTATGGAATCAAATTCTGGTCAAACGACGATTTTATCATTGATGATGGCGTAGTCAAAGTCAACCACAAGAACAAGCCTGCCATTATTGATATTGTCAATGAAGTTAGAGAAAAAGGTTACAAAGGTCCTCTATTGATTCGTTTTCCTCATCTGATTCAAAAACAGATCGAAAAAATATTCTCCACTTTCAAAAATTCGATTCAAGAATACAAATACAAAGGCAAATTTAAAGCTGTTTTTCCTCTCAAGGTCAATCAAATGCCCAATTTTGTTCTTCCCTTGGTGGCCTGTAGCCAAGATCAATGCTATGGCTTGGAAGCAGGGAGCAAATCTGAACTTATCGTGGCAATGGCTTACACAAATAAACATTCACCTATCACTGTCAATGGCTTCAAAGACAAAGAAATGATCAGTCTTGGCTTCATTGCTGCCAATATGGGACACGATATCACACTTACCATTGAGGGTCTCAATGAACTTGAAACCATTATCGAAGTCGCCAAAGAAATGGGTGCCCCCTATCCCAAAATTGGACTTCGCATTCGATTGCATAGCACCGGAATAGGCATATGGGCAAAAAGCGGGGGAATCAATTCTAAATTCGGACTTACAAGTACAGAATTACTTGAAGCCATCAAACTGCTAGAAGATTCAAAACTACTGGGGCAATTTAGTATGATTCATTTCCATATTGGGAGCCAAATCAGCGATATTTCTCCTTTAAAAAAAGCGATTCGCGAGGTTGGCAACATTTATGCAGAACTTAGGAAAATGGGGGCAAACAATCTCACTTGCGTCAATATCGGCGGGGGATTAGCAGTGGAATATACCCAACACGAAGGAAGCAACAACCGCAATTATACCTTGAGCGAATTCAGCGGGGATGTGGTATTTTTGCTCAAAGAAATTGTTAAAAATAAAAAAGAACTCGAACCTGATATTTTCATCGAATCAGGACGCTATATCTCAGCCAATCACGCCGTATTGATAGCACCTGTTTTGGAATTATTTTCACAAGAATATGATGAAAAAGCTCTCAAACTCAAAGAAAAAAATCCTCCATTGATTGAAGAAATGATCGATCTCTATCAAAGTATGAGCGAAAAGAATGCCATTGAATACCTGCACGATAGTTTTGATCATATGGAATCCCTACTTACTCTTTTTGATTTGGGTTATATCGACCTGCAAGACAGGAGTAATACGGAAGTTTTGGTTCATCTCATCATCAAAAAAGTCATCAAACTCCTCAAATACAAAAACCATAACGACATTATCCGCATCCAAGAACAAGTGCAAGAAAGATATCTGTTAAATTGCTCATTTTTCCAAAGCCTCCCTGACTACTGGGGATTGGGGCAAAACTTTCCTGTAATGCCTCTAGATAGACTCAACAGACGCCCCACAAGAAGTGCGAGTCTATGGGATATTACCTGCGATAGTGATGGAGAGATCGCTTTTGATTCCAATAAGCCTTTGTTTTTGCACGATGTAGATGTAACCAAAGAAGAATATTTTTTAGGATTTTTCCTTGTAGGAGCTTATCAAGAGGTACTTGGAATGCGCCACAATCTTTTCACTCACCCGACTGAATTTAGTGTCGTATTTGATGATGATCTCAATAAAGGTTATGAAATTCAAAATCTTTTGGAAGCCCAAACTATCTTGGATGTGCTCGATGATTTGGATTATGACACCAAAGAAATTGAGCGTATTTTAAAACAAAGAATTGAAGATAATCAAGATATTGATGAAGAGACCAAAAAAGAAGTGTTGGGGCAACTCTATGTTATGCTAAGTGAAAATGGCTATCTCCGAACGATTGCAAGCAGTGAGAAAAACTAG
- the ybeY gene encoding rRNA maturation RNase YbeY, with amino-acid sequence MLEISNETDDIFEYELFNKIADFLSPRNVELILTYDEELLDLNLKFRSQNKTTDVLSFPFGDMGIVGVDLPLGSVVINVDMAKRVAKELGHSIDFEIALLLAHGILHLLGYDHEIDNGEHRCKEEEVMHFFGLPKSLIVRNDP; translated from the coding sequence ATGTTAGAGATCAGCAATGAAACAGATGATATTTTTGAATATGAACTCTTCAATAAAATAGCTGATTTTCTAAGCCCTAGAAATGTCGAGCTTATACTTACTTATGATGAAGAACTTTTGGACTTAAACCTTAAATTTCGTTCTCAAAATAAAACGACAGATGTTTTGAGTTTTCCTTTTGGAGATATGGGAATTGTTGGGGTAGATTTGCCTTTAGGGAGTGTGGTGATCAATGTTGATATGGCAAAAAGAGTCGCAAAGGAATTGGGGCATTCTATAGATTTTGAGATTGCTTTATTATTGGCACACGGAATTTTGCATCTTTTGGGTTATGATCACGAAATTGATAATGGCGAACATCGTTGTAAAGAAGAAGAAGTAATGCATTTTTTCGGATTGCCAAAAAGTTTGATTGTCAGAAATGATCCGTAA
- the cysK gene encoding cysteine synthase A: MEVAQSVLDIIGNTPLLKLQRISAKYGANIFGKCEFMNPNSSVKDRIALNMIKKALDEKKITLNTTLIEPTSGNTGIGLASVCASLGIKLILTMPSSMSIERRKLMQALGAQLELTAPEKGMNGAVKRAFELSDEIEDSFILQQFENPDNPEAHRQTTAKEIIEALDGEIDVFVAGIGTGGTFTGVGEVLRERNPDVKLFVLEPSLSPVLSGGNAGPHKIQGIGAGFIPKNLNTNLYDGIMQVETQDAYRFVLEAAKSEGILVGISSGANLWAATQLAKKFPGKNIVTMLCDTAERYLSTELFEFEN, translated from the coding sequence ATGGAAGTAGCACAATCCGTATTAGACATCATTGGCAATACACCCCTTTTAAAATTGCAAAGAATTTCTGCAAAATATGGGGCAAACATTTTTGGTAAATGCGAATTTATGAATCCCAATAGTTCTGTGAAAGACAGGATTGCTTTGAATATGATTAAAAAAGCTTTGGATGAAAAAAAGATCACTTTAAATACAACGCTGATTGAGCCTACAAGTGGGAACACAGGTATCGGACTTGCTTCTGTTTGTGCTTCTTTGGGGATCAAGCTCATTCTTACAATGCCAAGTTCTATGAGTATAGAACGTCGCAAGCTAATGCAGGCATTAGGTGCCCAACTTGAATTGACTGCTCCTGAAAAAGGAATGAATGGGGCTGTAAAAAGAGCATTTGAGCTTTCTGATGAAATTGAGGATTCGTTTATTTTACAGCAGTTTGAAAATCCAGATAATCCTGAAGCGCATCGACAAACGACTGCGAAAGAAATTATTGAGGCATTGGATGGAGAAATTGATGTTTTTGTCGCAGGCATTGGTACAGGCGGAACTTTTACGGGCGTAGGTGAGGTGCTTAGAGAAAGAAATCCAGATGTGAAGCTTTTTGTCCTTGAACCCTCTTTATCTCCTGTTCTTTCTGGTGGGAATGCAGGACCACATAAGATTCAAGGAATCGGCGCAGGTTTTATCCCTAAGAATCTAAACACAAACCTTTATGATGGGATTATGCAGGTTGAAACTCAAGACGCCTACAGATTTGTTTTAGAAGCTGCTAAGAGTGAAGGTATTTTGGTGGGTATTTCTTCAGGGGCAAATCTTTGGGCAGCTACCCAATTGGCTAAAAAATTTCCGGGTAAAAATATCGTTACAATGCTGTGTGATACTGCAGAAAGGTATCTAAGCACTGAATTATTTGAATTTGAAAATTAA
- the ung gene encoding uracil-DNA glycosylase, with product MNYDTIKIIPEWKELLKEEFEKPYFSSIKSYYLEAKKKGVCIYPPGKLTFNALNLTPPSKVKVVILGQDPYHGRFLHNGVEIPQAMGLSFSVPKKVPIPPSLKNIYKELHQSLGISIPNHGDLSVWCQRGVLLLNAIFSVEKGKAGSHVYFGWENFSDAIIQSVSNHYQNIVFMLWGNYAKKKASLIDPNKHAIITAPHPSPLAQGFVGSGVFIKAQEALKKFGKEPLDWSLPE from the coding sequence ATGAATTATGATACGATCAAAATCATTCCCGAATGGAAAGAATTGCTCAAAGAAGAGTTTGAAAAACCTTATTTTTCTTCCATCAAATCTTATTATTTGGAGGCAAAAAAGAAAGGTGTGTGTATCTATCCCCCAGGTAAACTCACTTTTAACGCCCTCAATCTGACACCTCCTTCAAAGGTAAAAGTAGTGATTCTAGGGCAAGATCCCTATCACGGAAGATTTCTGCATAATGGCGTAGAAATTCCTCAAGCGATGGGTTTAAGTTTCTCTGTACCCAAAAAAGTACCCATCCCACCAAGCCTCAAAAATATCTATAAAGAACTCCATCAATCTCTTGGTATTAGCATTCCAAATCACGGCGATTTGTCCGTTTGGTGCCAAAGGGGTGTTTTACTTCTAAATGCAATTTTTAGTGTAGAAAAAGGAAAGGCAGGTTCGCACGTTTATTTTGGCTGGGAAAATTTTAGCGATGCAATCATCCAAAGCGTTTCCAATCATTACCAAAATATCGTTTTTATGCTCTGGGGAAATTATGCCAAAAAGAAAGCTTCTCTTATTGACCCCAATAAACACGCAATTATCACTGCTCCCCATCCAAGCCCTCTTGCACAAGGATTTGTGGGGAGCGGAGTGTTTATTAAAGCCCAAGAAGCGCTTAAAAAATTTGGCAAAGAGCCGCTTGATTGGAGTTTGCCTGAGTGA
- a CDS encoding Gfo/Idh/MocA family oxidoreductase translates to MKSAIIGYGYWGINIAKSLQKSLNFSIKTIFDEDKERIEEAHKLYDFTSYKDFEAILDDQEIQAVFIITPPHTHFNLAKRSLEAKKHTFVEKPLTTNLKEAYALYEIATKNQCVLHCDHTFLYSPALKWLKQNIASFGNIVYINSRRINLGLFQSNVDVIWDLAIHDLSIIDYLVGLDIKQSKTFSKKYQNYPNDALANINLELHNGIIITINVSWLSPVKVREMIIGGEKKTAVYDDTKRDKITLFDTGVIIKDEFDKNSLYQKMVAYKLAQEEIPILENFMALDASIAAFFTNIKNKAPDLNQKEHTLRVIQALEIISKS, encoded by the coding sequence ATGAAAAGTGCAATTATCGGTTATGGATATTGGGGTATCAATATCGCCAAAAGCCTCCAAAAAAGTCTGAATTTCAGCATAAAAACCATTTTTGATGAAGATAAAGAACGCATTGAAGAGGCTCACAAGCTCTATGACTTTACTTCTTATAAAGATTTTGAAGCCATTCTTGATGATCAAGAAATTCAAGCTGTTTTTATCATCACCCCACCCCACACGCATTTCAATCTTGCCAAACGCTCTTTAGAAGCCAAAAAACACACATTTGTTGAAAAACCTCTCACCACAAACCTCAAAGAAGCTTATGCACTTTATGAAATTGCAACCAAAAATCAATGTGTTTTACACTGCGATCATACTTTTTTATATTCTCCTGCGCTCAAATGGCTCAAGCAAAACATTGCTTCATTTGGCAATATCGTCTATATCAATTCTCGCCGTATCAATCTAGGGCTTTTTCAAAGCAATGTCGATGTGATCTGGGATCTGGCCATTCACGATCTCTCCATCATTGATTATCTAGTCGGGCTAGACATCAAACAATCAAAAACATTTTCTAAAAAATATCAAAATTATCCCAACGATGCTCTTGCCAATATTAACCTAGAATTACATAACGGGATCATTATCACTATTAATGTTTCTTGGCTCTCTCCTGTAAAAGTGCGGGAAATGATCATTGGCGGGGAGAAAAAAACTGCTGTCTATGATGACACAAAGAGAGACAAAATCACACTTTTTGACACCGGCGTCATCATCAAGGACGAATTTGATAAAAACAGCTTGTATCAAAAGATGGTTGCATACAAGCTTGCTCAAGAAGAAATCCCCATTTTAGAAAATTTTATGGCATTAGATGCTTCAATTGCTGCATTTTTTACAAATATAAAAAACAAAGCACCCGATTTAAATCAAAAAGAGCATACTCTAAGAGTGATTCAAGCCCTTGAAATCATTTCAAAATCATAA
- a CDS encoding acyltransferase has translation MTTISSGIKNVIYGENVRVITPCNLYGCTLSNNVFIGPFTEIQKDVFIGENTRIQSHSFICSLVNIGKDCFIAHGVMFINDLFEKGYPSLNEKEWKSTLIGNNVSIGSNATILPVKICDNVVIGAGSVVTKDITESGIYAGNPAKKLRSL, from the coding sequence ATGACAACTATCTCATCTGGTATCAAAAACGTTATTTATGGAGAAAATGTTCGTGTCATCACTCCTTGCAACCTCTATGGTTGCACGCTGTCTAACAATGTCTTTATCGGACCTTTCACAGAAATTCAGAAAGATGTTTTTATCGGGGAAAACACACGAATTCAAAGCCATAGCTTCATCTGTTCTTTGGTAAATATCGGGAAAGACTGCTTTATTGCTCATGGTGTGATGTTCATTAACGATCTTTTTGAGAAAGGATACCCGTCTTTGAATGAAAAAGAATGGAAAAGCACACTCATTGGCAATAATGTCTCTATCGGGAGTAATGCCACCATTCTTCCAGTAAAGATTTGTGATAATGTCGTGATTGGAGCTGGAAGCGTGGTTACCAAAGATATCACAGAATCTGGAATTTATGCGGGTAACCCTGCTAAAAAACTACGATCCCTTTAA
- a CDS encoding N-6 DNA methylase: MKKLLDCFEYLKRYHIDVLDTISIMLEFFILKSQKLKALRSLIQNEMKKNLIYQELETLIQSLIKPSFYVKINPNVNILKVLKIIDQTPLGNQIIEQFLHTITQKKTSNKLYYYSTPSEINQLLISLLEIVPGDEIYNPCYGIGSVFLSIGNATKDIKLYGEELDEKLSNIAHLIAQVAQIKDTKLCVNDILKQPIFKSKNGFEKFDKVLCNPPLYAHMGIEYLKEDERFGKMGILVKNYPELVFLTHALAHLKKRGVFIIRNQTLQKSSLEEKLRERLCKEKMIEAIIELPKNIFPHQNHEFSILVISPQNEDILHINANNEHFYQKDGKYNRLIHIEELANIFKKKLKTPYSTLTPLEQIQIHDLRAQSYVNRNSPLTHSDTLQSLGVEIFRGQRVYGSPKDESIEYYDVGIADFKPYGITQIFENKKNRGDKVKIKKYALQSYDILLSLRGISPKIALLGEVKSRCVANAGIITLRAKNKQTAIALYCYFFRSAGETALKKIYEQSGENTVNIENLYRLNIPKDYSKDSKKIFTTLEKLGKELEMIENKIKNLKGS, from the coding sequence ATGAAAAAATTACTAGATTGTTTTGAATACTTAAAACGCTATCATATTGATGTACTTGACACAATCAGCATTATGCTAGAATTTTTTATTCTCAAAAGCCAAAAGCTAAAAGCTCTTCGATCTCTGATTCAAAACGAAATGAAAAAAAATTTAATTTATCAAGAACTCGAAACTCTTATCCAAAGTCTCATCAAACCCTCTTTTTATGTGAAAATAAATCCCAATGTCAATATTTTAAAAGTCCTAAAAATCATTGATCAAACCCCCTTGGGCAATCAAATCATTGAACAATTTCTTCACACCATTACCCAAAAAAAGACCTCCAATAAGCTCTATTATTATTCCACTCCTTCAGAAATCAACCAGCTTTTAATCTCACTTTTAGAAATAGTGCCTGGAGATGAAATTTACAACCCGTGCTATGGCATTGGAAGCGTATTTTTAAGCATAGGGAATGCAACAAAAGACATCAAGCTTTATGGCGAAGAGCTAGATGAAAAACTCTCAAACATTGCTCATCTCATTGCTCAAGTTGCTCAAATAAAAGATACCAAGCTTTGCGTGAATGATATTTTAAAACAACCTATTTTTAAATCAAAAAATGGCTTTGAAAAATTTGACAAAGTATTGTGTAATCCGCCTTTATATGCACATATGGGAATCGAATACCTGAAAGAAGATGAACGTTTTGGCAAGATGGGAATCTTGGTAAAAAACTATCCCGAACTTGTGTTTTTAACCCACGCTCTAGCTCACTTGAAAAAAAGAGGAGTTTTTATCATCCGCAATCAAACGCTTCAAAAATCTTCTTTGGAAGAAAAACTGCGCGAAAGACTTTGCAAAGAAAAAATGATTGAAGCCATCATTGAATTGCCAAAAAATATCTTTCCCCATCAAAATCACGAATTTTCCATTCTTGTGATTTCACCGCAAAACGAAGATATTTTACATATCAATGCCAATAATGAACATTTCTATCAAAAAGATGGGAAATACAATCGACTTATCCATATTGAAGAACTTGCAAATATTTTCAAGAAAAAACTTAAAACCCCTTATTCTACCCTTACTCCTTTAGAGCAGATCCAAATTCACGACCTCAGAGCCCAAAGCTATGTAAATAGAAACTCTCCCTTAACCCATAGCGATACGCTTCAATCTTTAGGGGTTGAAATTTTTAGAGGACAAAGAGTCTATGGCAGTCCCAAAGATGAGTCGATAGAATATTATGACGTGGGCATTGCAGACTTTAAACCCTATGGAATAACCCAAATTTTTGAAAATAAAAAAAATCGCGGCGACAAGGTAAAAATTAAAAAATACGCCTTGCAGTCTTATGATATTTTGCTTTCTCTTAGAGGAATCTCACCAAAAATTGCCTTGTTAGGAGAAGTCAAAAGCCGTTGCGTTGCTAATGCAGGTATCATTACCCTAAGAGCTAAAAATAAACAAACAGCCATCGCCCTTTATTGCTATTTTTTCCGCTCTGCTGGGGAAACTGCTTTGAAAAAAATCTATGAACAAAGCGGGGAAAACACGGTTAATATTGAAAACCTTTACCGCCTCAATATTCCTAAAGATTACAGCAAGGACTCCAAAAAAATATTCACCACCCTCGAAAAATTGGGCAAAGAACTCGAAATGATTGAAAATAAAATAAAAAATCTGAAAGGGTCTTAA
- the hisA gene encoding 1-(5-phosphoribosyl)-5-[(5-phosphoribosylamino)methylideneamino]imidazole-4-carboxamide isomerase, protein MLEIFPAIDLKEGKAVRLYKGEMASAKIYGSARDFAKKFEDLGARWIHIVDLDGAFCGEPKNLNEIENIRKSCNLKIQLGGGIRNEEIIKTYSQIGIDRLILGSVAMKNPVFVKEMAKKYKIAVGIDSKNGKIAVDGWSKTGEIEDVDLAAEFKNSSIDAIICTDISRDGALSGVNVEFTLKIAQKSGCFCIASGGVKDENDLHILAQEFQEKHISGGVIVGKAYYEGHIDLGLVLKRFA, encoded by the coding sequence ATGTTAGAGATATTCCCTGCAATTGATTTGAAAGAAGGTAAGGCTGTCAGGCTTTATAAAGGAGAGATGGCAAGTGCGAAAATTTATGGAAGTGCTAGAGATTTTGCTAAAAAGTTTGAAGATTTAGGAGCTAGGTGGATTCATATCGTAGATCTTGATGGGGCGTTTTGTGGTGAGCCTAAGAATCTGAATGAAATAGAAAATATCCGCAAATCCTGTAATCTTAAAATCCAACTCGGGGGCGGAATACGCAATGAGGAAATAATAAAAACCTATAGCCAAATCGGAATAGATCGTTTGATATTAGGTTCAGTAGCGATGAAAAATCCTGTTTTTGTCAAAGAGATGGCAAAAAAATATAAAATCGCAGTCGGCATTGATTCTAAAAATGGAAAAATCGCTGTTGATGGGTGGTCAAAGACAGGAGAAATAGAAGATGTCGATTTGGCAGCAGAGTTTAAAAACAGCTCTATTGATGCAATTATTTGTACTGATATCAGCAGAGATGGCGCTTTGAGTGGGGTTAATGTTGAATTTACCTTGAAAATTGCGCAAAAAAGCGGGTGTTTTTGCATTGCTAGCGGTGGGGTTAAAGATGAAAACGATTTGCATATCTTAGCGCAGGAGTTCCAAGAAAAACATATCAGTGGAGGTGTTATTGTCGGAAAGGCATATTATGAAGGACACATTGACTTGGGATTAGTTTTAAAAAGATTTGCATAA
- a CDS encoding chemotaxis response regulator CheY — translation MKLLVVDDSSTMRRIIKNTLQRLGYEDILEAEHGVEAWGLLDSTEDIKVLITDWNMPEMNGLELVKKVRADQRYTDIPIIMVTTEGGKAEVITALKAGVNNYIVKPFTPQVLKEKLEVVLGMND, via the coding sequence TTGAAACTGCTAGTAGTAGATGATAGTTCCACGATGAGAAGGATTATAAAAAATACACTTCAACGATTAGGTTATGAAGATATTTTGGAAGCTGAGCACGGCGTAGAGGCGTGGGGACTTTTAGATTCGACTGAAGATATCAAAGTCTTGATAACTGATTGGAATATGCCTGAAATGAATGGTCTTGAGCTTGTTAAAAAAGTCCGTGCAGATCAAAGATATACCGATATACCGATTATAATGGTTACGACTGAGGGAGGAAAGGCCGAAGTCATCACAGCCTTAAAAGCGGGAGTGAATAATTATATCGTTAAGCCTTTCACGCCTCAGGTTTTGAAAGAAAAGCTTGAAGTTGTTTTAGGTATGAATGATTAA
- a CDS encoding 50S ribosomal protein L11 methyltransferase — MQEHYFETIIIPSDCEEVFADFLLETTQNAIEERNIDLDISKIINNPLYLNAGGTFSSAKAFVVYSSNDTQDTLIPFLKDFCTELSDRLEQTISVAYQIKRYKNQDWIQNYKDSVTPVKCGKFYIRPSWYESVEGSIDILINPALAFGSGHHASTAMCLQMLSDMSLEGKDVLDVGCGSGILSIAAKKSGGNVHLCDTDPLAVNESRKNFALNALKVDKIWEGSIDKAPQKYDVIIANILAEVIKMLYQDFIKALKPHSVLILSGILEDYYQSVLETFKGFQILEILHKDEWVGIKLTQKEYN, encoded by the coding sequence ATGCAGGAGCATTATTTTGAAACAATCATAATTCCGAGTGATTGCGAGGAAGTTTTTGCTGATTTTTTGCTTGAAACTACTCAGAATGCGATTGAAGAGAGAAATATTGATCTAGATATTTCAAAGATTATTAACAACCCGTTGTATTTAAACGCTGGCGGGACTTTTTCCTCTGCAAAAGCATTTGTAGTTTATTCTTCCAATGACACTCAAGACACTTTAATACCTTTTTTGAAAGATTTTTGTACTGAGCTTTCAGATCGGTTGGAACAAACTATAAGCGTTGCTTATCAAATAAAGCGCTATAAAAATCAAGATTGGATACAAAATTATAAAGACAGTGTTACTCCTGTAAAATGTGGAAAATTTTATATTCGACCCAGTTGGTATGAAAGTGTAGAAGGATCAATTGATATTTTGATCAATCCTGCTTTAGCTTTTGGTTCAGGACATCACGCCAGCACGGCGATGTGCTTGCAAATGCTTTCAGATATGTCTTTAGAGGGCAAAGATGTGCTTGATGTAGGTTGTGGCAGTGGGATTTTATCAATTGCAGCTAAAAAATCAGGTGGAAATGTCCATTTATGCGATACAGATCCTTTAGCAGTCAATGAAAGTCGAAAAAATTTTGCTTTAAATGCTTTGAAAGTCGATAAAATTTGGGAGGGTTCCATTGATAAAGCCCCTCAAAAATACGATGTCATTATTGCTAATATCCTTGCTGAGGTGATAAAAATGCTTTATCAGGATTTTATCAAGGCTCTCAAACCCCATTCAGTACTGATTTTATCAGGAATTTTGGAAGATTATTACCAATCAGTTTTAGAGACCTTTAAGGGTTTTCAAATTCTTGAGATTTTACACAAAGACGAGTGGGTAGGAATAAAACTTACTCAAAAAGAATATAATTGA